A single genomic interval of Zingiber officinale cultivar Zhangliang chromosome 4A, Zo_v1.1, whole genome shotgun sequence harbors:
- the LOC121971300 gene encoding protein PHR1-LIKE 2-like isoform X3: protein MMTMLNISEATPKAIMRTMGIKGLTLFHLKSHLQKYRLGKQSGREMTDQSKDASFHSENLSNNALSPRVPMPDVNDSSAFRGREVKEALQAQMEVQSRLFEQVEVQKHMQIRMDAFHKYIDSLLAKAYEIASDQVALTSFDSTEHHGLADMPGRTICTSSSDLLTQSVLYQLSMSSMNMPT from the exons ATGATGACCATGTTGAATATTTCAGAGGCAACACCAAAGGCTATCATGCGGACAATGGGCATTAAAGGACTTACGCTGTTTCACCTGAAAAGTCATCTCCAG AAATACAGATTAGGAAAGCAATCAGGCAGAGAGATGACTGATCAGTCAAAAGACG CTTCCTTCCATTCGGAGAATCTAAGCAACAATGCTTTATCCCCAAGAGTGCCTATGCCTGATGTCAACGA TTCTTCTGCTTTCAGAGGTCGGGAAGTAAAGGAGGCATTACAAGCACAAATGGAAGTACAAAGCAGACTGTTTGAACAAGTGGAG GTTCAGAAGCATATGCAGATCCGAATGGACGCGTTTCATAAGTACATCGATTCCTTACTTGCAAAGGCTTATGAGATAGCATCAGATCAAGTCGCTTTGACTAGTTTCGATTCAACTGAGCATCATGGACTTGCAGACATGCCAGGCAGAACCATTTGCACCTCCTCGTCCGATCTCTTGACCCAATCTGTTCTCTATCAGTTATCCATGAGCTCGATGAACATGCCTACCTGA
- the LOC121971300 gene encoding protein PHR1-LIKE 2-like isoform X2 yields the protein MFSGLIRRPEASILPEEAQGPSLALTAEPKPRLRWTSELHDRFVDAVAHLGGPEKATPKAIMRTMGIKGLTLFHLKSHLQKYRLGKQSGREMTDQSKDASFHSENLSNNALSPRVPMPDVNEGREVKEALQAQMEVQSRLFEQVEVQKHMQIRMDAFHKYIDSLLAKAYEIASDQVALTSFDSTEHHGLADMPGRTICTSSSDLLTQSVLYQLSMSSMNMPT from the exons ATGTTTTCGGGGTTGATCCGCCGACCGGAAGCTTCGATTTTGCCGGAGGAGGCGCAGGGCCCGAGCCTGGCGCTGACGGCGGAGCCCAAGCCGCGCCTCCGATGGACATCCGAGCTCCACGATCGCTTCGTCGACGCCGTCGCTCATCTTGGGGGACCTGAAA AGGCAACACCAAAGGCTATCATGCGGACAATGGGCATTAAAGGACTTACGCTGTTTCACCTGAAAAGTCATCTCCAG AAATACAGATTAGGAAAGCAATCAGGCAGAGAGATGACTGATCAGTCAAAAGACG CTTCCTTCCATTCGGAGAATCTAAGCAACAATGCTTTATCCCCAAGAGTGCCTATGCCTGATGTCAACGA AGGTCGGGAAGTAAAGGAGGCATTACAAGCACAAATGGAAGTACAAAGCAGACTGTTTGAACAAGTGGAG GTTCAGAAGCATATGCAGATCCGAATGGACGCGTTTCATAAGTACATCGATTCCTTACTTGCAAAGGCTTATGAGATAGCATCAGATCAAGTCGCTTTGACTAGTTTCGATTCAACTGAGCATCATGGACTTGCAGACATGCCAGGCAGAACCATTTGCACCTCCTCGTCCGATCTCTTGACCCAATCTGTTCTCTATCAGTTATCCATGAGCTCGATGAACATGCCTACCTGA
- the LOC121971300 gene encoding protein PHR1-LIKE 2-like isoform X1, whose amino-acid sequence MFSGLIRRPEASILPEEAQGPSLALTAEPKPRLRWTSELHDRFVDAVAHLGGPEKATPKAIMRTMGIKGLTLFHLKSHLQKYRLGKQSGREMTDQSKDASFHSENLSNNALSPRVPMPDVNDSSAFRGREVKEALQAQMEVQSRLFEQVEVQKHMQIRMDAFHKYIDSLLAKAYEIASDQVALTSFDSTEHHGLADMPGRTICTSSSDLLTQSVLYQLSMSSMNMPT is encoded by the exons ATGTTTTCGGGGTTGATCCGCCGACCGGAAGCTTCGATTTTGCCGGAGGAGGCGCAGGGCCCGAGCCTGGCGCTGACGGCGGAGCCCAAGCCGCGCCTCCGATGGACATCCGAGCTCCACGATCGCTTCGTCGACGCCGTCGCTCATCTTGGGGGACCTGAAA AGGCAACACCAAAGGCTATCATGCGGACAATGGGCATTAAAGGACTTACGCTGTTTCACCTGAAAAGTCATCTCCAG AAATACAGATTAGGAAAGCAATCAGGCAGAGAGATGACTGATCAGTCAAAAGACG CTTCCTTCCATTCGGAGAATCTAAGCAACAATGCTTTATCCCCAAGAGTGCCTATGCCTGATGTCAACGA TTCTTCTGCTTTCAGAGGTCGGGAAGTAAAGGAGGCATTACAAGCACAAATGGAAGTACAAAGCAGACTGTTTGAACAAGTGGAG GTTCAGAAGCATATGCAGATCCGAATGGACGCGTTTCATAAGTACATCGATTCCTTACTTGCAAAGGCTTATGAGATAGCATCAGATCAAGTCGCTTTGACTAGTTTCGATTCAACTGAGCATCATGGACTTGCAGACATGCCAGGCAGAACCATTTGCACCTCCTCGTCCGATCTCTTGACCCAATCTGTTCTCTATCAGTTATCCATGAGCTCGATGAACATGCCTACCTGA
- the LOC121971301 gene encoding protein RTF1 homolog translates to MADLENLLLQAAGRTGSGRKNSNSRKQSRWRRDSSYSDGSDSKDDDSDNPKYTKRKPPGSQIPLKKRFDPPETDRRSSRRDDDYDDSSRRHSDEDSDSAPSVGSDLYKDDADKEELGKMSELDREMILAERSTKIDDYKLKKMARASSSKMERGRKRGSPPMPPPGRSAARNDKTAAKSALNELRAKRMRQQDPDGYRSRLRDLTGEGSSGGFGLGDSSPPRHRSIGMAASPPSDNSNEGESGGRIDSEDDKFGEDKKIDDDLEDLSPSRLDAPKFEDVKEITIRRSKLVKWFMEPFFEELIAGCFVRLGIGKTRSGKPKYKLCLVRNVDATDPEKHYKLEHYTTYKWLNCIWGSDASAARWQMAMVSDSPPLVDEFNEWKWEVEKGNGRMPTRQEVLDKKAEIQRINNFVYSAATVKQMLLEKKSASLRPVNIAAEKDRLRKEIEIAEARRDRAEVERIRARLKQLEDMPQRTKQLDEKAARLAEMNKRNRAENFKNASALKPVNTSLKVGEAGYDPFSRRWTRSTNYYVAKPGGIDSTSTANTEHGNSVSANVTASMNEVERGEAATAAALRAAAGAGKLVDTVAPVDQGTTFNFLHDFDLPISLAALQKFGGPQGVHIGLLARKQKVEATYGYKIPDSDGRRHPLTLTVSDYKRRRGLL, encoded by the coding sequence ATGGCCGATCTAGAGAATCTGCTACTACAGGCAGCTGGAAGGACAGGGTCTGGCCGGAAGAACAGCAATTCACGCAAACAATCAAGATGGAGGCGAGATAGTTCTTACTCCGACGGAAGTGACTCCAAGGATGATGATTCAGACAATCCCAAGTATACAAAAAGGAAACCGCCAGGCTCACAGATTCCGCTGAAGAAGAGGTTTGACCCGCCAGAGACTGACAGGAGGAGCAGCCGGAGAGATGATGATTACGATGACAGTAGTCGCAGACACAGTGATGAGGATTCAGACAGTGCTCCATCGGTTGGGAGTGATCTTTACAAGGATGATGCAGACAAAGAAGAACTCGGGAAGATGTCTGAGCTTGACAGGGAGATGATATTGGCAGAGAGGAGTACTAAAATAGATGATTACAAACTGAAAAAGATGGCGagagcttcatcttcaaagaTGGAGAGGGGCCGAAAGAGGGGCTCTCCTCCAATGCCACCTCCCGGTCGCTCAGCTGCCCGCAACGATAAGACAGCCGCAAAGAGTGCTTTGAATGAGCTGAGAGCAAAGAGAATGAGACAACAAGATCCTGATGGCTACCGCAGTCGACTAAGGGACTTGACCGGGGAGGGAAGCAGCGGTGGTTTTGGTCTCGGCGATTCTTCTCCTCCCAGACATAGAAGTATTGGTATGGCTGCCAGTCCTCCCAGTGATAACAGCAATGAAGGCGAGAGCGGAGGCAGAATTGACAGCGAGGATGATAAGTTCGGGGAAGATAAGAAGATAGATGACGACTTAGAGGATCTATCCCCCTCAAGGTTGGATGCGCCAAAGTTTGAGGATGTTAAAGAAATAACTATCAGGAGGTCAAAGCTTGTGAAATGGTTCATGGAACCCTTCTTCGAAGAGCTTATCGCAGGATGCTTTGTGCGGCTTGGTATCGGGAAGACTCGCTCCGGGAAGCCCAAGTATAAGCTATGCTTAGTACGGAATGTTGATGCGACTGACCCTGAAAAGCATTACAAACTGGAACACTATACGACATATAAGTGGTTGAATTGCATATGGGGCAGCGATGCATCGGCTGCTAGATGGCAGATGGCTATGGTTTCGGATTCACCACCATTGGTAGATGAATTCAACGAGTGGAAATGGGAGGTGGAGAAGGGGAATGGCCGGATGCCGACCCGTCAGGAGGTGCTCGATAAGAAGGCTGAAATCCAGCGGATCAATAACTTTGTATATTCCGCTGCTACTGTAAAACAGATGTTGCTGGAGAAGAAGTCAGCCTCGTTGCGGCCAGTCAATATCGCTGCTGAGAAGGACCGGCTTAGGAAGGAAATAGAAATTGCTGAAGCCAGACGTGATAGAGCAGAGGTGGAGAGGATCAGGGCGCGATTGAAACAGTTAGAAGACATGCCACAGCGTACAAAGCAGCTTGATGAAAAGGCTGCTCGATTGGCAGAGATGAATAAGAGAAACCGAGCTGAGAATTTTAAGAACGCCTCGGCTTTGAAACCAGTTAACACTTCCTTGAAGGTCGGGGAAGCTGGCTACGATCCATTCTCGAGGAGGTGGACAAGATCGACGAACTATTATGTTGCAAAACCTGGGGGAATTGACAGTACATCAACAGCAAATACTGAGCATGGCAATTCTGTTAGTGCAAATGTAACAGCGTCAATGAATGAAGTGGAgagaggtgaagcagcaactgcTGCTGCACTGAGAGCTGCAGCCGGTGCCGGTAAGCTGGTTGATACAGTTGCTCCAGTAGACCAAGGAACAACCTTTAACTTCCTTCATGATTTCGATCTGCCAATCTCGTTGGCTGCCCTACAGAAGTTTGGAGGTCCACAGGGTGTGCATATCGGGCTCTTGGCAAGGAAACAGAAAGTCGAAGCCACTTATGGATACAAGATTCCCGATAGCGATGGGAGGAGGCATCCGCTGACTTTGACAGTCAGTGATTATAAGCGTCGAAGGGGTTTGCTGTGA